The proteins below come from a single Deltaproteobacteria bacterium genomic window:
- a CDS encoding nitroreductase family protein — protein sequence MQLLDAIHTRRSIRKYQDKSVPAEMIKTIIRAGMAAPSAGNQQPWHFVVITDRAT from the coding sequence ATGCAACTTCTCGACGCCATCCACACCCGGCGCAGCATCCGCAAATATCAGGACAAATCCGTGCCGGCCGAAATGATCAAGACCATCATCCGGGCCGGCATGGCCGCGCCCTCGGCCGGAAACCAGCAGCCCTGGCACTTCGTGGTCATCACGGATCGCGCCAC
- a CDS encoding DUF1318 domain-containing protein, which yields MRHATSLVILLLTLLVWTGGVHASDIKARMTARLPVINALKTQGLIGENNQGYLEFRSGQRPHADVIAAENQDRKTVYAAIAARQNASVDLVGQTRAAQIASSEPTGFWVQEPSGAWKKK from the coding sequence ATGCGCCACGCGACATCGCTTGTCATTCTGCTATTGACCCTTCTGGTCTGGACCGGCGGCGTCCATGCCAGTGACATCAAGGCCCGCATGACGGCCCGACTGCCGGTCATCAACGCGCTGAAAACCCAAGGATTGATTGGCGAAAACAACCAGGGATATCTGGAATTCAGGTCCGGCCAGCGCCCCCACGCGGACGTGATCGCGGCCGAAAACCAGGATCGCAAAACCGTGTACGCGGCCATCGCGGCCCGCCAAAACGCGTCCGTGGACCTGGTCGGACAGACCAGGGCGGCCCAGATCGCATCCAGTGAGCCGACCGGATTCTGGGTGCAGGAGCCCTCGGGTGCCTGGAAGAAAAAATAA